The Leucoraja erinacea ecotype New England chromosome 29, Leri_hhj_1, whole genome shotgun sequence genome has a window encoding:
- the LOC129711022 gene encoding E3 ubiquitin-protein ligase MARCHF2-like isoform X2 — protein MTTGDCCHLPGSLCDCTATSAFSKTVAPADAGRPQYITQVTAKNGRLLSSVVKALGTQSDGPICRICHEGNNLECLLSPCGCTGTLGAVHKTCLERWLSSSNTSYCELCQTEFLIERKPRPLREWLRDPGPRNEKRTLFCDMICFLFITPLAAISGWLCLRGAQDHLQFNSRLEAVGLIALTVALFTIYVLWTLMPLLSITLPIFVSSAELVSSLPTFSSKLCKLMIKQQLSQH, from the exons ATGACAACAGGTGACTGCTGTCATCTCCCTGGATCTCTCTGTGATTGTACCGCCACCTCTGCCTTTTCCAAGACGGTAGCACCAGCTGATGCTGGTCGGCCTCAGTACATCACGCAAGTGACAGCAAAAAATGGCCGTCTCCTGTCAAGTGTCGTGAAGGCCCTCGGGACACAAAG tgatggACCAATTTGCCGGATATGTCATGAGGGCAACAACCTGGAATGTTTACTGTCACCTTGTGGGTGCACGGGAACACTCGGAGCCGTTCACAAAACCTGCCTGGAACGATGGCTCTCATCTTCTAATACCAGCTACTGTGAACTGTGCCAGACTGAGTTTCTGATTGAGCGTAAGCCTAGACCTTTGAGGGAG TGGCTGAGAGATCCAGGTCCAAGGAATGAGAAGAGGACATTATTTTGTGACATGATTTGCTTTCTGTTCATCACTCCGTTGGCAGCAATCTCTGGCTGGCTCTGCTTGCGAGGGGCACAGGATCATCTACAATTCAACAGCCGCCTAGAGGCAGTTGGCCTTATTGCACTCACTGTGGCACTTTTTACCATCTATGTCCTGTGGACACTG ATGCCTTTGCTGTCTATCACTCtaccaatttttgtgtcatcagcagAGTTAGTAAGTAGCctacctacattctcatccaagttgtgtaaattaatgataaaacaacaattatcccagcactga